A part of Crassostrea angulata isolate pt1a10 chromosome 5, ASM2561291v2, whole genome shotgun sequence genomic DNA contains:
- the LOC128183421 gene encoding uncharacterized protein LOC128183421 codes for MHAKKRRKVSHISLKLAYVSKLMQPLPRSQYHPFHQYLKWLYVVQKPIYQFILTWRQLDWKEHVTSHKWLFWQRKKNLNRTCFRSYQYPRRHKKLPKWKTVPLRQRRKRTFHFCSCGQLTDFFLEQFGKKLILFGHNIQSFDCPVLMHALQACNKVSEFKEVVDGFVDTLKLFNFVKPGLSSYRQENLCECLSGIVYTAHNAKGDVSALKTLVQSYFTSIELDKPDIQRCSVTVQSVIASYLYSFQIRLNLPSLQPLVARKITSQGIARKIAGSGLQYTHLQTAFNHNQNGISNLCVGNNVEAQCELQNPKKIISSLNNQLAQCNEC; via the exons ATGCATGCCAAGAAAAGAAGGAAGGTCTCACATATTTCTCTGAAATTGGCCTATGTCAGCAAGCTGATGCAACCCTTGCCAAGATCCCAATACCACCCATTCCACCAGTACCTGAAGTGGTTATATGTAGTTCAGAAACCCATTTATCAGTTTATTTTGACCTGGAGACAACTGGATTGG AAAGAACATGTCACATCACACAAATGGCTTTTCTGGCAGAGGAAGAAGAATTTAAATCGTACGTGCTTCCGAAGCTACCAGTATCCAAGGAGGCACAAAAAGCTGCCAAAATGGAAAACTGTACCATTACGACAAAGAAGAAAACGCACTTTTCATTTCTGCAGCTGTGGACAGCTTACTGACTTTTTTTTAGAGCAGTTTGGGAAAAAGCTGATTTTGTTTGGACATAATATTCAGTCCTTTGACTGTCCCGTTCTAATGCATGCTCTACAAGCATGCAACAAAGTTTCTGAATTTAAAGAGGTAGTTGATGGTTTTGTGGACACTCTGAAActctttaattttgtgaaaCCTGGATTGTCATCTTACCGGCAAGAAAATCTTTGCGAATGTCTTTCAGGTATTGTGTACACTGCACACAATGCTAAAGGTGATGTTTCTGCTTTGAAAACCCTTGTGCAGAGTTATTTTACATCAATTGAACTAGACAAACCTGACATTCAAAGGTGCTCAGTGACAGTTCAAAGTGTTATAGCATCCTACTTATACTCGTTCCAAATTAGATTGAATCTGCCATCCCTTCAGCCCTTAGTTGCACGGAAGATCACCAGTCAAGGGATTGCCAGGAAGATTGCTGGAAGTGGCCTCCAGTATACTCATCTGCAGACAGCATTCAATCATAACCAGAATGGTATTTCAAATTTGTGTGTCGGGAACAATGTGGAGGCTCAGTGTGAGTtacaaaatccaaaaaaaattattagcaGTTTGAATAATCAATTAGCACAGTGTAATGAGTGCTGA